From Candidatus Methanomethylicota archaeon, the proteins below share one genomic window:
- a CDS encoding ATP-binding protein translates to MGLKLTIENFKSIKKLELIMDDLTVLVGPPAGGKSNILDALAIMGYLHRFKVLDREYKNSASNLEPPGLIARFQDLPQLFRYYDLTKTVKLMMSGDISLSYEISYVGGVPKVMVDGKQLPWDLKTLRSDPMVDLQNFAKTTSFMETRLYGFDRYGLMSESYSQGLHIRLSNPSTAKDTPSSILSELGWNAPYIIRRCSDTINDINEVLKEYIGEKVELKVRKTGEVLIFDNDREVDAVGVSETVFRTLYTLLALESSLFYAKFYGLEGKFVVLLEEPEAHVFPYFLNMLAEHIGKVVGNVYVVVSTHNSLFVSRLQDCVKNLKTYYIYRGVDGSTSACELDADKMAKDLATMEDVLLGPPHEVLKKYAVEVVKGVESRTGAS, encoded by the coding sequence TTGGGTCTTAAGCTTACTATTGAGAATTTTAAGAGCATTAAAAAGTTGGAGTTGATAATGGATGATTTAACTGTACTCGTTGGACCTCCTGCTGGGGGCAAATCCAACATCCTTGACGCTTTAGCTATAATGGGTTACCTCCATAGATTTAAGGTTCTGGATAGAGAGTACAAGAATTCTGCGTCTAATTTGGAGCCTCCGGGGCTTATTGCAAGATTTCAAGATTTACCTCAACTCTTCAGATACTATGATTTGACGAAGACGGTAAAGCTTATGATGTCAGGGGACATCAGCTTAAGCTATGAGATTTCATATGTAGGGGGAGTACCGAAAGTTATGGTGGATGGTAAACAATTGCCGTGGGATTTGAAAACCTTAAGGTCTGATCCTATGGTCGATTTGCAGAATTTCGCTAAGACTACGTCATTTATGGAGACTAGATTGTATGGATTTGACAGATATGGATTAATGAGTGAATCCTACTCACAAGGTCTACATATTCGTCTCTCAAATCCTTCAACAGCCAAAGACACACCGTCTTCCATATTAAGTGAGTTGGGTTGGAACGCTCCATACATAATTCGAAGATGCTCGGACACTATTAATGACATTAATGAAGTGTTGAAAGAGTATATAGGTGAGAAAGTGGAGCTTAAAGTACGTAAAACAGGCGAAGTTCTAATTTTCGATAATGACCGCGAAGTGGATGCTGTTGGGGTTTCTGAAACGGTTTTTAGGACTCTCTACACCCTCTTAGCCCTTGAGTCTTCGTTGTTTTATGCAAAGTTTTATGGTCTTGAGGGGAAGTTTGTGGTTCTTCTTGAGGAGCCTGAGGCACATGTCTTCCCATACTTTTTAAACATGCTTGCGGAGCATATTGGTAAGGTTGTGGGTAATGTTTATGTTGTCGTTTCCACTCATAATTCACTCTTCGTTTCACGGTTACAGGATTGTGTGAAGAATTTGAAGACTTATTATATTTATAGGGGTGTTGATGGTTCTACATCTGCCTGCGAATTAGATGCTGATAAGATGGCTAAGGATTTAGCTACAATGGAGGATGTGCTATTAGGACCTCCCCATGAGGTTTTGAAGAAGTATGCTGTAGAGGTCGTTAAAGGTGTCGAGAGTAGGACTGGTGCTAGCTGA